The following coding sequences lie in one Notolabrus celidotus isolate fNotCel1 chromosome 6, fNotCel1.pri, whole genome shotgun sequence genomic window:
- the selenoo1 gene encoding selenoprotein O1 codes for MAYLAPRFASTRFLLRGVSTFRLIHAAGMDDMGLAVSRSPLERLDFDNLALRKLPLDPSEELGVRQVKGACFSRVKPDPLTKPRFVAVSHDALALLGLSGEEIMNDPLGPEYLSGSKVMPGSESAAHCYCGHQFGQFAGQLGDGAACYLGEVKVPPGQDPELLVENPSGRWEIQVKGAGLTPYSRQADGRKVLRSSIREFLCSEVMFFLGIPTTRAGSVVTSDSRVIRDVYYSGHPRHERCSVVLRIAPTFLRFGSFEIFKQADEYTGRQGPSYGRDEIRGQMMDYVIETFYPEIQQNYSDRVERNVAFFREVVLRTARLVAQWQCVGFCHGVLNTDNMSILGLTLDYGPYGFMDRFDPDFICNASDNSGRYSYQAQPAICRWNLLKLAEALAPELLPDRAEAVMDEYLDLYNGFYLQNMRKKLGLLKTDEPEDELLITELLQTMHNTGADFTNAFRSLSQISCPTEGAGDEEGDLVKKATELLLQQCASLEELKAANKPTMDPRELAMLLSMAQSNPSLFQMISDRATIARQLEKLSKLKDLMETSEEELKSKHSEEWSRWITRYRKRLARELEGQSDVQAVQEERVKVMDGTNPRVVLRNYIAQNAIEAAESGDFSEVQRVLKVLEKPFSAQPGLELPSWTGGGGASVQGERDEGEEAQQDAASSSTARDPVPYDSKPPTWATQICVTUSS; via the exons ATGGCTTATCTAGCTCCTCGGTTTGCATCCACCCGCTTCCTCCTCCGAGGTGTGTCCACGTTCAGGCTCATACACGCGGCTGGTATGGATGACATGGGTCTGGCAGTGAGTCGGTCCCCACTGGAGCGGCTCGACTTCGACAACCTCGCCCTGAGGAAACTCCCCCTGGACCCCTCCGAGGAGCTGGGGGTGCGGCAGGTGAAGGGAGCGTGTTTCTCCCGGGTGAAGCCAGATCCGCTGACCAAGCCTCGGTTCGTGGCGGTGTCTCATGACGCCCTGGCTCTGCTGGGGCTCAGCGGGGAGGAGATCATGAACGACCCGCTCGGACCGGAGTATCTGAGCGGGTCCAAAGTCATGCCCGGATCCGAGTCCGCTGCACACTGCTACTGCGGACACCAGTTCGGACAGTTCGCCGGGCAGCTGGGCGACGGAGCGGCCTGCTACCTCGGGGAGGTGAAGGTCCCGCCCGGGCAAGATCCAGAACTGCTGGTGGAGAACCCGAGCGGCCGGTGGGAGATCCAGGTGAAAGGAGCTGGGCTGACTCCTTATTCCAG ACAAGCTGATGGGCGTAAGGTTCTGCGCTCCAGTATCAGAGAGTTCCTCTGCAGTGAGGTCATGTTCTTCCTCGGCATCCCCACCACCCGAGCCGGCTCTGTGGTCACCTCTGACAGCCGGGTCATACGTGACGTGTACTACAGCGGGCATCCTCGCCACGAGAGGTGCTCTGTGGTTCTCCGTATCGCCCCCACCTTCCTCAG GTTTGGATCCTTTGAGATCTTCAAGCAGGCCGATGAGTACACGGGCCGTCAGGGTCCAAGCTACGGGCGGGATGAGATCAGAGGTCAGATGATGGATTATGTCATCGAGACGTTTTACCCAGAGATCCAGCAGAATTACTCGGACCGGGTGGAGAGGAACGTGGCTTTCTTCAGAGAG gtggTGCTGCGTACGGCTCGGCTTGTGGCTCAGTGGCAGTGTGTCGGCTTTTGTCATGGAGTCCTGAACACGGACAACATGAGCATCCTGGGACTCACACTGGACTACGGTCCTTATGGCTTCATGGACAG gttcGACCCCGACTTCATCTGCAACGCCTCCGATAACTCAGGCCGCTACTCATACCAGGCCCAGCCGGCCATCTGCAGGTGGAACCTGCTGAAGCTGGCGGAGGCCCTCGCTCCAGAGCTGCTGCCTGACAGAGCTGAGGCGGTGATGGATGAGTATCTGGATCTGTACAACGGCTTCTACCTGCAGAACATGAGGAAAAAGCTGGGCCTGTTGAAGACGGACGAGCCTGAGGATGAGCTCTTgatcacagagctgctgcagaccatgcacaacacag GTGCTGACTTCACCAACGCTTTCCGCAGCCTGAGTCAGATTTCCTGTCCCACAGAGGGGGCTGGTGATGAAGAGGGGGACCTGGTGAAGAAAGCCACAGAGCTCCTACTGCAGCAGTGCGCCTCCTTAGAGGAGCTCAAGGCTGCAAACAAACCCACCATGGATCCAAG AGAGCTGGCCATGCTGCTCTCAATGGCTCAGAGCAACCCCTCGCTGTTCCAGATGATCTCAGACCGGGCCACGATAGCGAGGCAGCTAGAAAAACTCAGCAAACTGAAAGACCTGATGGAGACGAGCGAGGAGGAGCTGAAAAGCAAACACTCAGAGGAGTGGAGCCGCTGGATCACGCGGTACAG GAAGCGTCTGGCCCGGGAGCTGGAGGGACAGAGTGATGTGCAGGCggtgcaggaggagagagtgaaggTGATGGACGGCACCAACCCTCGGGTGGTGCTCAGGAACTACATCGCCCAAAATGCAATTGAGGCTGCAGAAAGCGGAGACTTCTCTGAG GTCCAGAGGGTCCTCAAGGTCCTGGAAAAACCCTTCTCTGCACAGCCAGGCCTGGAGCTCCCCTCCTGGACGGGCGGAGGCGGGGCAAGcgtgcagggagagagggatgaaggagaGGAAGCGCAGCAGGATGCTGCATCTTCATCCACAGCCAGAGATCCTGTCCCTTACGACAGCAAGCCCCCCACCTGGGCCACTCAGATCTGTGTCACATGATCTTCGTAA
- the trabd gene encoding traB domain-containing protein has protein sequence MDQDNNSENESVGPSEDPSEEEHPCIPPGLSDGETMELLWQLRAQRRQASPELPETVTRLTAADGSLLYLVGTAHFSDSSKKDVAMTIQAVQPDVVVVELCQYRVSMLKMDENTLLREAKDINLEKVQQAIKQNGLMSGLMQILLLKVSAHITEQLGMAPGGEFREAFKEAGQVPFCKFHLGDRPIPVTFKRAIAALSLWQKARLAWGLCFLSDPISKEDVEKCKQKDLLEQTMSEMIGEFPALHQTIVAERDIYLTHTLRQATRCVEAPPHAQKVPAVVVGVVGMGHVPGIERNWEKQLNISEIMSVAPPSRFGWVLRTVFKGVMMGMMGYACYRAGGSLGRVLLSSPTVKSLLKTLRPPPA, from the exons ATGGACCAAGACAACAATTCAGAG AATGAGTCGGTCGGCCCATCAGAGGACCCTTCAGAGGAGGAACATCCTTGTATACCTCCAGGGCTCT CGGATGGAGAAACGATGGAGCTGCTCTGGCAGCTGCGAGCGCAGCGTCGTCAGGCGTCCCCTGAGCTCCCTGAGACAGTGACCCGTCTCACCGCCGCTGATGGCAGCCTCCTCTACCTGGTGGGCACGGCACACTTCAGCGACAGCAGCAAAAAGGACGTGGCCATG aCGATCCAAGCCGTGCAGCCAgacgtggtggtggtggagctgTGCCAGTACAGGGTGTCTATGCTAAAGATGGACGAGAATACACTGCTGAGGGAAGCCAAAGACATCAACCTGGAGAAGGTCCAGCAGGCCATCAAACAG AATGGGCTGATGTCTGGCCTGATGCAGATTCTCCTGCTCAAAGTTTCGGCTCACATCACAGAGCAGCTGGGCATGGCTCCAGGAGGAGAGTTCAGGGAGGCCTTCAAAGAG GCGGGACAGGTGCCGTTCTGTAAATTCCACCTCGGGGACAGGCCCATCCCTGTGACGTTCAAAAGGGCCATCGCTGCTCTCAGCCTGTGGCAGAAGGCCCGTCTGGCATGGGGTCTCTGCTTTCTATCAGACCCAATCAG TAAAGAGGACGTGGAGAAGTGCAAACAGAAAGACCTGCTGGAGCAGACCATGTCAGAGATGATCGGAGAGTTTCCCGCTCTCCATCAGACCATCGTGGCTGAACGAGATATCTACCTCACACACACGCTCCGCCAGGCTACACGCTGTGTGGAGGCCCCTCCTCATGCCCAGA AAGTGCCTGCTGTGGTAGTAGGAGTTGTAGGGATGGGTCACGTTCCCGGGATAGAAAGAAACTGGGAGAAGCAGCTCAACATCAGTGAAATCATGAG TGTTGCGCCCCCGTCACGTTTCGGCTGGGTGCTGCGCACGGTCTTTAAGGGTGTCATGATGGGAATGATGGGATACGCCTGCTATCGAGCCGGAGGGAGTCTTGGTCGAGTCCTGCTGTCTTCACCTACTGTCAAGTCCTTACTTAAGACTCTGCGGCCCCCTCCTGCTTGA